One segment of Pseudobythopirellula maris DNA contains the following:
- a CDS encoding division/cell wall cluster transcriptional repressor MraZ — protein sequence MLTTELSRRLDERYRLTLPVELVTQLTGVGSPGGAPGATTGGLKIAGAASECLLAKERPGCVSLWERSAWQRKIDQGVGLVSAKLSAGKLDTRMADVQRFGRLLSTRYREVQLGDRGRLVIPDGFREFLGVEPGGTVMVVGAGVCLELWEPAHWAEYLGAEMPAFGELFDELAG from the coding sequence TTGCTCACCACCGAACTCTCGCGCCGTCTCGACGAGCGCTACCGGCTCACGCTGCCGGTGGAGTTGGTGACGCAGCTGACAGGAGTTGGCTCACCCGGTGGGGCGCCGGGGGCGACGACCGGGGGGCTGAAGATCGCCGGCGCCGCGAGCGAGTGCCTGCTCGCCAAGGAGCGGCCCGGCTGTGTGAGCCTGTGGGAGCGCTCCGCCTGGCAGAGAAAGATCGACCAGGGAGTCGGACTGGTGAGCGCCAAGCTCTCGGCCGGCAAACTCGACACACGCATGGCCGACGTGCAGCGTTTCGGCCGCTTGCTCTCGACCCGCTACCGCGAAGTGCAGCTCGGCGACCGCGGCCGGCTGGTGATCCCCGACGGGTTCCGCGAGTTCCTCGGCGTCGAGCCGGGGGGCACGGTGATGGTCGTGGGAGCCGGGGTCTGCCTGGAGCTGTGGGAGCCCGCCCACTGGGCCGAGTACCTCGGCGCCGAGATGCCCGCCTTTGGCGAGC